From the genome of Bordetella sp. H567, one region includes:
- a CDS encoding amino acid ABC transporter ATP-binding protein codes for MSFIEIRGISKSYGQLPVIDQLSMTVEKHQVVCLIGPSGSGKSTLLRCINGLEPIDDGEILVHGDRITGPGVDVDALRRDIGIVFQGYNLFPHMTVLENVTLAPVQVLKHSRKQAEEQAMALLARFGLAQKAGEYPDRMSGGQQQRVAIVRALAMDPLVLLLDEITSALDPELVSDVLNIVRDLASEGMTMLLATHEMGFASEVASKICFLCDGAVYEEGPPAQIFRDPQRDRTRAFLRSIREAGRI; via the coding sequence GTGTCGTTCATCGAAATCCGCGGCATCTCCAAGTCCTACGGACAATTGCCGGTCATCGATCAATTGAGCATGACCGTGGAAAAGCACCAGGTGGTGTGCCTTATCGGCCCATCCGGATCGGGCAAGTCCACCTTGCTGCGCTGTATCAACGGCCTGGAGCCTATCGACGACGGCGAAATCCTGGTCCACGGCGACCGTATCACCGGGCCGGGCGTCGATGTGGACGCCTTGCGGCGTGACATCGGCATCGTGTTCCAGGGCTACAACCTGTTCCCCCACATGACCGTGCTGGAGAACGTGACCTTGGCGCCGGTCCAGGTGCTCAAGCACTCGCGCAAGCAGGCCGAGGAACAGGCGATGGCGCTGCTCGCGCGCTTCGGCCTGGCGCAGAAGGCGGGGGAATACCCGGACCGGATGTCCGGCGGGCAACAGCAGCGCGTGGCCATCGTACGCGCGCTGGCGATGGACCCCTTGGTGCTGCTGCTGGATGAAATAACGTCGGCACTGGATCCCGAACTGGTGTCGGATGTATTGAATATCGTGCGCGACCTGGCCAGCGAGGGCATGACGATGTTGCTGGCCACGCACGAAATGGGCTTCGCCTCCGAAGTGGCGTCCAAGATATGTTTCCTGTGCGACGGCGCCGTCTACGAAGAAGGCCCGCCGGCGCAGATTTTCCGGGATCCGCAACGCGATCGGACCCGCGCATTCTTGCGCAGTATCCGAGAGGCCGGCCGCATCTAA
- a CDS encoding amino acid ABC transporter permease, translating to MRHPIDPMPGTAGPAGRERRLDIGGMPSMPTALFLCALAAVALTIASSWYTIGALRAVLLANKLDGVWVPAGMVVLGLASAWIALPLYRTFKRCREVRAAAARSDIVAARVARSQARVQGWIVLGYTLTQFICVLALQFLLANNQAVAKTFFFVPLIVNTFPLVLQAFWINVKIFMIAEVFVLIWGLIVALAMLAPGEAGKPLRVLATAYVDIFRAMPAVLVIYLVGFGLPLTGVPILKDLSLTTYVVIALTLTVGAYVAEIYRAGIQGIHWSQTAAARSLGLSHMQTMRFVVLPQGIRHIIPPLLNAFIALQKDTALVNVVGVIDSFNQSMVLASNYYNLSAATTVALLFIIISVPQVRLVERMAKRDRARMRAGGA from the coding sequence ATGCGCCATCCCATCGATCCCATGCCGGGCACGGCGGGCCCCGCCGGCCGTGAGCGCCGGCTGGACATCGGCGGCATGCCTTCCATGCCGACGGCACTGTTCCTCTGCGCCCTTGCGGCGGTGGCGCTCACGATAGCGTCCAGCTGGTACACCATCGGCGCCCTGCGTGCGGTCCTGCTCGCGAACAAGCTCGATGGCGTGTGGGTGCCGGCAGGGATGGTGGTGCTGGGCCTGGCCTCGGCCTGGATCGCGCTGCCGCTGTATCGGACCTTCAAGCGGTGTAGGGAGGTTCGCGCCGCCGCCGCGCGCAGCGATATCGTCGCCGCTCGCGTGGCCCGATCGCAGGCACGCGTACAGGGCTGGATCGTCCTCGGCTATACGCTCACGCAGTTCATCTGCGTGCTGGCCCTTCAATTCCTTCTGGCGAACAACCAGGCGGTGGCCAAGACCTTCTTCTTCGTGCCGCTGATCGTCAATACCTTCCCGCTGGTGCTGCAGGCCTTCTGGATCAACGTAAAGATCTTCATGATCGCCGAGGTCTTCGTGCTGATCTGGGGGCTGATCGTGGCCTTGGCCATGCTGGCGCCCGGCGAGGCCGGCAAGCCCTTGCGTGTGCTTGCCACGGCCTATGTCGACATATTCCGCGCGATGCCGGCGGTGCTGGTGATCTATCTCGTCGGCTTCGGCTTGCCGCTGACCGGCGTGCCGATCCTGAAGGACCTCTCGCTGACGACCTATGTCGTCATTGCCCTGACCCTGACGGTCGGCGCCTACGTCGCGGAAATCTACCGTGCCGGCATCCAGGGGATCCATTGGAGCCAGACGGCGGCCGCCCGCTCGCTGGGGCTGTCGCATATGCAGACGATGCGGTTCGTCGTGCTGCCGCAGGGGATCCGGCACATCATCCCGCCCTTGCTGAACGCCTTCATCGCCCTGCAAAAGGATACGGCGCTGGTCAATGTGGTCGGGGTGATCGATTCCTTCAACCAGTCCATGGTGCTGGCCTCCAACTACTACAACCTCTCGGCCGCCACGACCGTCGCGCTGCTGTTCATCATCATCTCCGTACCCCAGGTGCGCCTGGTCGAGCGCATGGCAAAGCGCGATCGCGCACGCATGCGCGCCGGCGGCGCTTAA